A single genomic interval of Methylobacterium bullatum harbors:
- a CDS encoding putative GTPase yields the protein MALPPSLDLDSLRERLLAGDRAALARAITLAESKRADHRAAARDLIDAVLPQTGTAIRVGITGVPGVGKSTTIDNLGANLTAAGHKVAVLAVDPSSSRTGGSILGDKTRMAQLALDPNAFIRPSPSSGTLGGVAAKTRETMLLCEAAGFDVILVETVGVGQSETAVADLTDFFLVLMLPGAGDELQGIKKGILELADMIAVNKADDGEGERRANAAAGEYRAALHILSAPSSSWTPPVVTISGLSNKRLDALWEKVVDHRNKLTATGEIAKKRRAQDVKWMWALVHERLHQRLVGSPEVRKQTAEAEAGVARGESSPAAGAEAIATLIGL from the coding sequence ATGGCTCTTCCTCCTTCCCTCGACCTCGATTCCCTGCGCGAGCGGCTGCTCGCGGGTGACCGTGCGGCTCTGGCGCGGGCGATCACCCTGGCCGAATCGAAACGGGCCGATCACCGGGCGGCGGCGCGCGACCTCATCGATGCGGTGCTGCCGCAGACTGGCACGGCGATCCGCGTCGGCATCACCGGGGTGCCGGGGGTCGGCAAATCCACCACGATCGACAATCTCGGCGCCAACCTCACGGCCGCCGGGCACAAGGTCGCGGTGCTGGCGGTGGACCCCTCCTCCAGCCGCACCGGCGGGTCGATCCTCGGCGACAAGACCCGGATGGCGCAGCTCGCGCTCGATCCCAACGCCTTCATCCGCCCCTCCCCCTCATCGGGCACCCTCGGCGGCGTCGCGGCCAAGACCCGCGAGACCATGCTTCTCTGCGAAGCGGCCGGATTCGACGTCATCCTGGTGGAGACGGTGGGCGTCGGCCAGTCGGAGACGGCGGTGGCCGACCTCACCGATTTCTTCCTGGTGCTGATGCTGCCCGGCGCCGGCGACGAGTTGCAGGGCATCAAGAAGGGCATCCTCGAACTCGCCGACATGATCGCGGTGAACAAGGCCGACGACGGCGAGGGCGAGCGCCGGGCCAACGCGGCGGCCGGTGAATACCGGGCCGCGCTCCACATCCTCAGCGCTCCGAGTTCAAGCTGGACGCCCCCCGTCGTCACGATCTCCGGGCTCAGCAACAAGCGCCTCGACGCGCTATGGGAAAAAGTAGTCGATCACCGCAACAAGCTCACCGCCACCGGCGAGATCGCCAAGAAGCGCCGGGCGCAGGACGTGAAGTGGATGTGGGCCCTCGTCCACGAGCGCCTGCACCAGCGCCTCGTCGGCTCGCCCGAGGTGCGCAAGCAGACCGCGGAGGCGGAAGCCGGCGTGGCACGGGGCGAATCCTCCCCGGCCGCCGGCGCAGAGGCCATCGCGACGCTGATCGGACTGTGA
- the pcp gene encoding Pyrrolidone-carboxylate peptidase translates to MTRGHLLVTGFGPFPGMPRNPSEQLARQVGRIGRHGIAGFPVRTLILRTAYAAIPEMLEPALAERPAAVLMIGVAGRAERVRVEARAVNRASRLFPDASGRMPATLHLDGDGPAQRRAPIAGRALVALRRHGVTAIPSVNAGRYLCNASYFRALAETCPVLFLHIPPPIPGWRRRSGPAIGRRDPSAALPRAVAKVGRLMLVASRRKNPA, encoded by the coding sequence GTGACGCGGGGGCATCTCCTCGTCACCGGCTTCGGCCCTTTTCCCGGCATGCCGCGCAACCCGAGCGAGCAACTCGCCCGGCAGGTCGGAAGGATCGGCCGGCATGGCATCGCGGGGTTCCCGGTGCGCACGCTGATCCTGCGCACCGCCTATGCGGCGATCCCCGAGATGCTGGAGCCGGCCCTTGCCGAGAGGCCGGCCGCGGTGCTGATGATCGGCGTCGCCGGCCGAGCCGAACGCGTTCGCGTCGAGGCTCGCGCCGTCAACCGGGCGAGCCGGCTGTTTCCCGATGCTTCGGGGCGAATGCCCGCAACCCTCCACCTAGACGGAGACGGACCGGCGCAGCGCAGGGCGCCGATCGCGGGCCGCGCCCTCGTCGCCCTGCGGCGTCACGGGGTCACCGCGATCCCGTCCGTGAATGCCGGGCGATACCTCTGCAATGCCAGCTACTTTCGCGCGCTGGCGGAGACCTGCCCGGTCCTGTTCCTGCACATTCCCCCGCCAATACCCGGCTGGCGACGCAGGTCCGGGCCGGCCATCGGACGGCGCGATCCCTCCGCCGCGCTGCCGCGGGCGGTGGCCAAGGTAGGACGTCTGATGCTCGTGGCCTCCCGGCGCAAGAACCCTGCGTAA